The uncultured Hyphomonas sp. genome includes a window with the following:
- a CDS encoding lipid A deacylase LpxR family protein, translated as MKLPRFDTLTETRAAPIAAALFIAALLGAPPALAEGQEASDPVAPRKPGVWSITSENDMFGSGTDRNYSNGVRIEHVSGADNVHPGLKWVAARLPWIDVERTDLRQGFGLSHAIFTPEDITLTDPNPLDRPYAGWLSFSSTVAATDLEKGVQDTLQVNLGIVGPSAGGEFVQNNWHKMLGIPGAQGWDHQLKDEPGVEIIAQRLQRLDKFDLPFGLETDFAGHAGFALGNVRTYVNTGLTARIGWDLDSGFGPPRIRPALAGAGEFIPGTDKAPWGGYAFIGVDGRAIARDMFLDGNLWRDSARVEDRRALSGDLQAGLVVHHRDVQVAFTWVTRTEQFAYQDGPQQFGAVSISIAH; from the coding sequence ATGAAACTGCCCCGATTTGATACATTGACTGAGACAAGGGCCGCGCCGATTGCAGCGGCCCTTTTCATTGCGGCCCTGTTGGGGGCACCGCCAGCTCTGGCGGAAGGGCAGGAGGCGTCTGATCCGGTCGCCCCGCGCAAGCCGGGCGTCTGGTCCATCACATCGGAGAACGACATGTTCGGCTCCGGTACGGACCGGAATTATTCGAACGGCGTGCGGATCGAGCACGTATCCGGCGCAGATAATGTGCACCCGGGGCTGAAATGGGTCGCGGCGCGGCTGCCCTGGATCGATGTCGAGCGGACAGACCTGCGTCAGGGCTTCGGCCTCTCGCACGCGATTTTCACACCGGAGGACATCACGCTCACGGATCCGAATCCGCTGGACCGGCCCTATGCCGGCTGGCTCTCCTTTTCCTCCACGGTTGCGGCGACAGATCTGGAGAAGGGCGTGCAGGACACGCTGCAGGTCAATCTCGGCATTGTCGGGCCGTCCGCGGGCGGCGAGTTCGTCCAGAACAACTGGCACAAAATGCTCGGGATTCCCGGCGCGCAGGGCTGGGACCACCAGCTGAAGGATGAGCCGGGCGTGGAGATCATCGCCCAGCGCCTGCAGCGGCTCGACAAGTTCGACCTGCCTTTCGGGCTGGAGACGGATTTTGCCGGTCATGCCGGTTTCGCCCTCGGCAATGTGCGCACCTATGTGAACACAGGCCTGACGGCCCGGATCGGCTGGGACCTCGACTCCGGTTTCGGTCCCCCGCGCATCCGCCCGGCACTGGCCGGGGCAGGGGAGTTCATTCCGGGCACCGATAAAGCCCCCTGGGGTGGATATGCCTTTATCGGTGTCGATGGCCGCGCCATTGCGCGGGACATGTTCCTGGATGGCAATCTGTGGCGCGACTCGGCGCGTGTAGAAGATCGCCGCGCGCTTTCCGGGGATCTGCAGGCGGGCCTTGTGGTTCACCATCGCGACGTGCAGGTCGCATTCACCTGGGTGACACGGACAGAGCAGTTTGCCTATCAGGACGGGCCGCAGCAATTCGGCGCCGTCTCGATTTCGATCGCGCACTAG
- a CDS encoding DUF2219 family protein: MVVAVASAVLTMACQGCVAVSPHDQVRIEPAVPPTVGMMMAAPGAGPVVTPITQDPNKISVHVADGLPTRFSGTPLGLGSEMATMAFAGTPADFSSGSLVATPADKPELGWSGAGALTAVTAERSAAAALNPALAKVEKDIAAEIAFSAPSEVTGLTFDVGVAPRIAVREDGEVLTQRLGGEVRIGQDFDLLDSNGQPQGWYLFAGADGEALIWDADRNGFTPQLNDMALTDQVTVGDMQAGISIQRGGGQLSLSYIRREVKYRDRNGGFSENEDFAGVSFTMRR; this comes from the coding sequence ATGGTCGTTGCAGTTGCCAGTGCAGTATTGACGATGGCTTGCCAGGGATGCGTGGCCGTCTCACCGCATGATCAGGTGCGGATCGAACCTGCTGTACCGCCGACTGTCGGCATGATGATGGCGGCACCCGGCGCCGGTCCAGTCGTGACGCCCATCACGCAGGACCCCAACAAGATTTCCGTCCATGTGGCCGATGGCCTGCCGACCCGTTTTTCGGGCACGCCGTTGGGGCTCGGCAGCGAGATGGCCACGATGGCATTTGCCGGAACGCCGGCTGACTTCTCCTCCGGTTCGCTCGTCGCCACACCTGCCGACAAGCCTGAACTGGGCTGGTCCGGGGCAGGCGCGCTGACGGCCGTCACGGCCGAGCGTTCGGCGGCGGCTGCTCTCAATCCGGCTCTGGCCAAGGTGGAGAAAGACATCGCCGCCGAAATCGCCTTCTCGGCGCCCAGCGAAGTCACCGGCCTGACCTTCGATGTCGGCGTCGCACCGCGCATTGCCGTGCGTGAAGATGGCGAAGTGCTGACCCAGCGTCTGGGCGGTGAAGTCCGCATCGGTCAGGACTTTGACCTGCTCGATTCCAATGGCCAGCCACAGGGCTGGTACCTGTTTGCCGGCGCAGACGGTGAAGCGCTCATCTGGGATGCAGACCGCAACGGATTTACCCCGCAGCTGAACGACATGGCTCTGACCGATCAGGTCACTGTGGGCGACATGCAGGCCGGTATTTCCATCCAGCGCGGCGGCGGACAGCTCTCCCTGTCCTATATCCGGCGCGAAGTGAAATACCGTGACCGGAATGGCGGCTTCAGCGAGAACGAAGATTTCGCCGGGGTCAGTTTCACCATGCGCCGTTAG
- a CDS encoding ribonucleoside-diphosphate reductase subunit alpha produces MSASNANAVTEKATRKGKPKSGADTQLRVVSNMEVVTDSSRDANLTEFGKKTLEDRYLLPGESYQDMFARVSKAFADDQAHAQRLYDYMSKLWFMPATPVLSNGGADRGLPISCFLNQVGDSLDDIVGTWTENVWLASNGGGIGTYWGNVRSIGEKVGQNGQTSGIIPFIRVMDSLTLAISQGSLRRGSAACYLDIHHPEIEEFLEIRKASGDFNRKSLNLHHGLNITDAFMEAVRNDEEFGLISPKTNEVLKTVNARKLWQKILELRMQTGEPYLLFTDTVNNSMPAHQRKLGLKVTQSNLCSEITLPTGVDHRGEDRTAVCCLSSVNAEKYLEWSKDENFLEDIFRFLDNVLEDFIERAPSEMERAVYSAKRERSVGLGVMGFHSFLQKMNVSMESAMAKVWNEKIFKDVRKGADAASVKLAKERGPCEDARDAGMMARFSHKMAVAPTASISIICGGTSAGIEPIPANVYTHKTLSGSFTVKNPQLEALLESKGLNTPETWVSILEHEGSVQHLEELDEHERDVFKTAFELDQRWIVELAADRTPYICQSQSLNLFLPGDIAKWDLHMLHWTAWEKGLKSLYYCRSKSVQRAAFAGSEKAEAGQMETPNTDYDECLACQ; encoded by the coding sequence ATGTCTGCATCCAACGCCAACGCTGTGACTGAAAAAGCGACCCGCAAGGGAAAGCCTAAGTCGGGTGCTGATACGCAGTTGCGCGTGGTTTCGAACATGGAAGTCGTGACCGACTCCAGCCGCGACGCAAACCTCACCGAATTCGGCAAGAAAACGCTGGAAGACCGCTACCTGCTGCCGGGCGAGTCCTATCAGGACATGTTCGCACGCGTCTCCAAGGCTTTCGCCGACGATCAGGCCCACGCCCAGCGCCTCTATGACTATATGTCGAAGCTCTGGTTCATGCCTGCGACGCCCGTTCTCTCGAATGGCGGCGCGGACCGTGGCCTGCCGATCTCCTGCTTCCTGAACCAGGTCGGCGACTCGCTCGACGACATTGTCGGCACCTGGACAGAGAATGTCTGGCTCGCTTCCAATGGCGGCGGCATCGGCACCTATTGGGGCAATGTCCGCTCCATTGGTGAGAAAGTCGGCCAGAACGGACAGACCTCCGGAATCATCCCGTTCATCCGTGTGATGGACTCGCTGACGCTCGCGATCTCGCAGGGCTCGCTCCGCCGCGGTTCGGCTGCCTGCTATCTCGACATCCACCACCCGGAAATCGAGGAATTCCTGGAAATCCGCAAAGCTTCCGGCGACTTCAACCGCAAGTCCCTGAACCTGCACCATGGCCTCAACATCACCGACGCCTTCATGGAAGCCGTCCGCAATGATGAAGAGTTCGGCCTGATCTCGCCGAAGACCAATGAAGTGCTGAAGACGGTCAACGCCCGCAAGCTGTGGCAGAAGATTCTCGAGCTGCGCATGCAGACCGGCGAGCCCTATCTGCTGTTCACCGACACCGTGAACAATTCCATGCCGGCGCACCAGCGCAAGCTGGGCCTGAAGGTCACCCAGTCGAACCTCTGCTCGGAAATCACCCTGCCGACCGGTGTCGACCACCGCGGCGAAGACCGCACGGCCGTCTGCTGCCTCTCTTCGGTGAATGCCGAGAAATATCTGGAATGGTCGAAGGACGAGAACTTCCTGGAAGACATCTTCCGCTTCCTCGACAATGTGCTGGAAGACTTCATCGAGCGCGCGCCGTCTGAAATGGAGCGTGCCGTCTACTCTGCCAAGCGCGAGCGCTCGGTCGGTCTCGGCGTGATGGGCTTTCACTCCTTCCTGCAGAAGATGAACGTCTCCATGGAAAGTGCCATGGCGAAGGTCTGGAACGAGAAGATCTTCAAGGATGTGCGCAAGGGCGCTGATGCTGCTTCGGTGAAGCTGGCCAAGGAACGCGGCCCGTGTGAAGACGCCCGCGACGCCGGTATGATGGCGCGCTTCAGCCACAAGATGGCCGTTGCGCCGACCGCGTCGATCTCGATCATCTGTGGCGGCACCTCCGCCGGCATCGAGCCGATCCCGGCCAATGTCTACACCCACAAGACCCTGTCGGGCTCCTTCACCGTGAAGAACCCGCAGTTGGAAGCGCTGTTGGAGAGCAAGGGCCTCAACACGCCGGAAACCTGGGTGTCCATCCTGGAGCATGAAGGCTCGGTCCAGCACCTCGAAGAACTCGACGAGCATGAGCGCGACGTGTTCAAGACGGCCTTCGAACTCGACCAGCGCTGGATTGTGGAACTGGCGGCAGACCGCACACCCTATATCTGCCAGTCGCAGTCGCTGAACCTGTTCCTGCCGGGCGACATCGCCAAATGGGACCTTCACATGCTGCACTGGACGGCGTGGGAGAAGGGGCTGAAATCGCTCTACTACTGCCGTTCCAAGTCGGTCCAGCGGGCGGCCTTTGCCGGATCCGAGAAGGCGGAAGCCGGTCAGATGGAAACCCCGAACACCGACTATGACGAGTGTCTCGCCTGCCAGTAG